A single region of the Streptomyces sp. NBC_01262 genome encodes:
- a CDS encoding ArnT family glycosyltransferase produces the protein MTTLTLPSRSENEAAQAPAGPPANPRWVRPAVLGLLLGTLGLYLWSLSASGWANSFYSAAVQAGSESWKAFFFGSSDASNFITVDKPPASLWPMELSVRIFGLNSWSMLVPEALMGVAAVYVLFAAVRRRFGAAAGLIAGASLAVTPVAALMFRYNNPEALLTLLMVCAVYCTQRATEQARTKWLLLAGVAIGFGFLTKTFQAFLILPGLALVYGVCAPTRLRRRLWQLAAALGAIVVSGGWWVAIVELWPASSRPYIGGSQDNSFLSLTFGYNGFGRLTGNETGSLGATGNSSATGVFRMFTTEMGGQISWLLPAAVILLVGGLWVTRKGGRADDRRSALLVWGASLLCTLAVFDFMSGIFHAYYTIALAPYIAALVGMGAGLLWEHRRGLAASSVLGGTVAVTAIWSYVLLGRASADSYTWLRWVVLPAGLIAAVGMVLAGRLNRRLALAAASLGIVASLAGPFAYTLTTVGTAHTGALPTAGPSTGGMGMGGGGGRPGGGTGGGNAPTGQGGQARTGTPPQGNTGTTGNTGTAPTGGGGGMGGGANIGALLNGVTVSSKMTALLKADADSYTWAAATVGSTTAASYQLASGEPVMAIGGFNGTDPTPTLAAFKKYVAEGKIHYFIASGSSSSGTSNAAKIAAWVAANYTKTTVGSTTVYDLSGSS, from the coding sequence ATGACTACTCTGACGCTCCCATCACGCAGCGAGAACGAGGCTGCGCAGGCCCCCGCAGGGCCGCCCGCCAACCCTCGCTGGGTGCGGCCCGCCGTGCTGGGGCTGCTCCTCGGCACCCTTGGGCTGTACCTGTGGAGCCTCAGCGCCTCCGGCTGGGCCAACAGCTTCTACTCGGCGGCCGTACAGGCCGGCAGCGAGAGCTGGAAGGCCTTCTTCTTCGGTTCCTCCGACGCCTCCAACTTCATCACCGTCGACAAGCCCCCGGCGTCCCTGTGGCCCATGGAGCTGTCGGTCCGGATCTTCGGCCTCAACTCCTGGTCCATGCTGGTCCCCGAGGCGCTGATGGGCGTCGCGGCGGTCTACGTGCTGTTCGCCGCCGTACGCCGCCGCTTCGGCGCGGCGGCCGGGCTGATCGCGGGCGCGTCGCTCGCGGTGACCCCGGTGGCGGCGCTGATGTTCCGCTACAACAACCCCGAGGCGCTGCTGACGCTGCTCATGGTGTGCGCCGTGTACTGCACGCAGCGCGCCACCGAGCAGGCCCGCACCAAGTGGCTGCTGCTGGCGGGCGTCGCGATCGGCTTCGGCTTCCTCACCAAGACCTTCCAGGCCTTCCTGATCCTCCCCGGGCTCGCCCTGGTCTACGGCGTGTGCGCGCCGACCCGTCTGCGCAGGCGGCTCTGGCAGCTCGCCGCCGCCCTGGGCGCCATCGTGGTGTCCGGCGGCTGGTGGGTCGCCATCGTCGAGCTGTGGCCGGCCTCCTCGCGGCCGTACATCGGCGGCTCGCAGGACAACAGCTTCCTGTCCCTGACCTTCGGCTACAACGGCTTCGGCCGGCTCACCGGCAACGAGACCGGCAGCCTGGGCGCCACCGGCAACAGCAGCGCGACCGGCGTCTTCCGGATGTTCACCACCGAGATGGGCGGCCAGATCTCCTGGCTGCTCCCGGCCGCGGTGATCCTGCTGGTGGGCGGGCTGTGGGTGACCCGCAAGGGCGGCCGCGCCGACGACCGGCGCTCGGCGCTGCTGGTGTGGGGCGCGTCGCTGCTGTGCACGCTCGCGGTCTTCGACTTCATGAGCGGCATCTTCCACGCGTACTACACGATCGCCCTCGCCCCCTACATCGCGGCGCTGGTCGGCATGGGTGCCGGGCTGCTCTGGGAGCACCGGCGCGGCCTGGCCGCCTCCTCGGTGCTCGGCGGCACGGTCGCGGTGACCGCGATCTGGTCCTACGTCCTGCTGGGCCGCGCCTCGGCGGACTCCTACACCTGGCTGCGCTGGGTCGTCCTGCCCGCCGGGCTGATCGCCGCCGTCGGCATGGTGCTGGCGGGCCGCCTCAACCGGCGCCTCGCGCTGGCCGCCGCCTCGCTGGGCATCGTGGCCTCGCTGGCCGGGCCCTTCGCCTACACCCTGACGACGGTCGGCACCGCCCACACCGGCGCCCTGCCGACCGCCGGCCCGAGCACCGGCGGTATGGGCATGGGCGGCGGCGGAGGCAGGCCCGGCGGCGGCACGGGCGGCGGCAACGCCCCGACCGGCCAGGGCGGCCAGGCGCGTACGGGTACGCCCCCGCAGGGCAACACCGGTACCACCGGCAACACGGGTACGGCCCCCACCGGCGGAGGTGGCGGCATGGGCGGCGGTGCCAACATCGGCGCCCTGCTCAACGGCGTCACCGTCAGCTCCAAGATGACGGCCCTGCTCAAGGCAGACGCCGACTCGTACACCTGGGCCGCCGCCACGGTCGGCTCCACCACTGCCGCCAGCTACCAACTGGCCAGCGGCGAACCGGTGATGGCGATCGGCGGCTTCAACGGCACGGACCCGACACCGACCCTGGCGGCGTTCAAGAAGTACGTGGCCGAAGGAAAGATCCACTACTTCATCGCCTCGGGCAGTTCCAGCAGCGGCACCAGCAACGCCGCCAAGATCGCGGCGTGGGTCGCGGCGAACTACACGAAGACCACCGTGGGCAGCACGACGGTCTACGACCTGAGCGGCAGCAGCTGA
- the ppk2 gene encoding polyphosphate kinase 2 translates to MRVDHTDIDDPILVHSDGSPVDTWRENYPYPERMSRPEYDRHKRLQQIELLKLQSWIKETGQRLVIVFEGRDAAGKGGTIKRFTEHLNPRGARVVALEKPTERERGQWYFQRYVHHLPTAGELVLFDRSWYNRAGVERVMGFCSDHEYRQFTQQAPDFEKMLVDDGIQLIKFWFSVSQGEQITRFTIRQVDPVRQWKLSPMDLASLDKWDDYTAAKVAMFRATDTEHAPWTVVKSNDKKRARVEAMRSVLARFPYTDRDDEIVGQPDPKIIGAAANLLEAGEEGDD, encoded by the coding sequence ATGCGGGTGGACCACACCGACATCGACGACCCGATCCTCGTCCACTCCGACGGCAGTCCGGTCGACACCTGGCGCGAGAACTACCCGTACCCGGAGCGGATGAGCCGGCCGGAGTACGACCGGCACAAGCGGCTGCAGCAGATCGAGCTGCTGAAGCTGCAGTCCTGGATAAAGGAGACCGGCCAGCGTCTGGTGATCGTCTTCGAGGGCCGGGACGCCGCCGGCAAGGGCGGCACCATCAAGCGCTTCACCGAGCACCTCAACCCGCGCGGCGCCCGGGTCGTGGCGCTGGAGAAGCCGACCGAGCGCGAGCGCGGCCAGTGGTACTTCCAGCGCTACGTCCACCACCTGCCGACCGCCGGCGAACTCGTGCTGTTCGACCGCTCCTGGTACAACCGGGCCGGGGTCGAGCGGGTCATGGGCTTCTGCAGCGATCACGAGTACCGGCAGTTCACCCAGCAGGCGCCCGACTTCGAGAAGATGCTCGTCGACGACGGCATCCAGCTCATCAAGTTCTGGTTCTCGGTCTCCCAGGGCGAGCAGATCACCCGCTTCACCATCCGTCAGGTCGACCCGGTGCGGCAGTGGAAGCTCAGCCCCATGGACCTGGCCTCGCTCGACAAGTGGGACGACTACACGGCCGCCAAGGTCGCCATGTTCCGCGCCACGGACACCGAGCACGCGCCCTGGACCGTGGTCAAGAGCAACGACAAGAAGCGCGCCCGGGTCGAGGCGATGCGCAGCGTGCTCGCCCGCTTCCCGTACACCGACCGGGACGACGAGATCGTGGGACAACCCGATCCGAAGATCATCGGGGCGGCGGCCAATCTCCTCGAAGCCGGCGAGGAAGGCGACGACTGA
- a CDS encoding inorganic phosphate transporter, producing MEHITFLVAVVIVTALAFDFTNGFHDTANAMATSIATGALRPKAAVLIAGVLNIVGAFLSTEVAKTISGGIVDDTLVTPGMIFAGLVGAILWNLLTWLLGLPSSSSHALFGGLIGAVWVGAGEHGVHFDKVVEKILIPAVASPVVAGLAALLATYLAYRLSARARSESVSKGFRLGQIASASLVSLAHGTNDAQKTMGVITLTLISAGALGADAGPPLWVIASAGLAIGLGTYIGGWRIIRTMGKGITEIQSPQGFAAETASTAVILTSAHLGFALSTTQVCSGGILGAGLGRRLAEVRWGTAGRMAVAWLVTLPSAAAVGAVSAGVVVHGGTFGTVLIAVAALAAAAAIYLASRRNPVHAGNVNDHHEVAVRPQPAGVGVSV from the coding sequence ATGGAGCACATCACTTTCCTGGTCGCGGTAGTGATCGTCACCGCTCTGGCCTTCGACTTCACCAACGGTTTCCATGACACCGCCAACGCGATGGCCACCTCCATCGCCACCGGCGCACTGCGTCCCAAGGCGGCCGTCCTGATCGCGGGCGTGCTGAACATCGTGGGTGCGTTCCTGTCCACCGAGGTCGCCAAGACCATCTCCGGCGGCATCGTCGACGACACCCTCGTCACCCCCGGCATGATCTTCGCCGGACTGGTCGGCGCGATCCTGTGGAATCTGCTCACGTGGCTGCTGGGCCTGCCGTCCAGCTCCTCGCACGCCCTGTTCGGCGGCCTGATCGGCGCCGTGTGGGTCGGGGCGGGGGAGCACGGCGTGCACTTCGACAAGGTGGTGGAGAAGATCCTCATCCCGGCGGTGGCCTCGCCGGTCGTGGCCGGGCTCGCCGCGCTGCTGGCGACCTACCTCGCGTACCGGCTCAGCGCCCGCGCCCGCTCCGAGTCCGTCAGCAAGGGCTTCCGGCTCGGCCAGATCGCCTCCGCGTCGCTGGTGTCGCTCGCGCACGGCACCAATGACGCGCAGAAGACCATGGGTGTGATCACCCTGACGCTGATCTCGGCGGGCGCCCTCGGCGCGGACGCCGGACCGCCGCTGTGGGTGATCGCGTCGGCGGGGCTCGCCATCGGCCTGGGCACGTACATCGGCGGCTGGCGGATCATCCGCACGATGGGCAAGGGCATCACCGAGATCCAGTCCCCGCAGGGTTTCGCCGCCGAGACCGCCTCCACCGCGGTCATCCTCACCTCCGCCCATCTGGGCTTCGCCCTGTCCACCACGCAGGTCTGCTCCGGCGGCATCCTGGGCGCCGGACTCGGCCGGCGGCTCGCCGAGGTGCGCTGGGGTACCGCCGGGCGGATGGCGGTCGCCTGGCTGGTGACGCTGCCCTCGGCGGCGGCCGTGGGTGCGGTGTCGGCGGGCGTGGTCGTGCATGGCGGCACGTTCGGCACGGTACTGATCGCTGTGGCAGCGCTCGCGGCGGCGGCGGCCATCTATCTCGCCTCGCGCCGCAACCCGGTGCACGCAGGGAATGTCAACGATCACCACGAGGTCGCGGTGCGGCCGCAGCCGGCCGGCGTCGGCGTCAGCGTCTGA
- a CDS encoding M1 family metallopeptidase yields the protein MEAGRTTVKNGKRGGVAAMAATPGAATSGDPYFPQHGNGGYRTTEYDLELDYRPHSGRLSGRARITAVAEQALSEFALDLGPFRVDRVLVDGARPARYTHRADKLRIRPARALPAGASFTVEVRYTGVPKPVRTRDWGDLGWEQLEDGALVASQPTGAPSWFPCNDRPGDKASYRITVTAPSPYTVVANGTLVARTISASATTWVYEQPAPMASYLATVQIGMYELIDIAVGPVPQPAAVPQRLLVEARHDFARQPQMMTVFQDFFGPYPFDDYAAVVVDEELDVPVEAQGLSIFGTNHVDGRRGHERLIAHELSHQWFGNSVTIADWQHIWLNEGFAKYAEWLWSEVSGGPSTAAHAAKSRTRLALMRQDIRIADPGARKIFDDRVYQRGALTLHALRTVIGHAAFVSLLREWTATHRHSTVATEDFTAMAQRHSAHPLGGLFTMWLYDTKLPALPQPR from the coding sequence ATGGAAGCAGGACGCACAACGGTGAAGAACGGCAAGCGGGGCGGCGTCGCGGCGATGGCCGCGACGCCGGGGGCGGCCACCTCGGGCGACCCGTACTTCCCCCAGCACGGCAACGGCGGCTACCGGACCACGGAGTACGACCTTGAGCTGGACTACCGCCCGCACAGCGGACGGCTCTCCGGCCGGGCCCGGATCACCGCCGTCGCCGAGCAGGCGCTGTCCGAATTCGCCCTGGACCTCGGCCCGTTCCGGGTCGACCGGGTGCTGGTCGACGGCGCCCGCCCGGCCCGCTACACGCACCGCGCCGACAAGCTCCGGATCCGCCCGGCCCGGGCGCTGCCCGCGGGGGCGTCCTTCACCGTCGAGGTGCGCTACACCGGCGTGCCCAAGCCGGTGCGCACCCGCGACTGGGGCGACCTGGGCTGGGAGCAGCTGGAGGACGGCGCCCTGGTGGCCTCCCAGCCGACCGGCGCGCCCTCCTGGTTCCCCTGCAACGACCGCCCCGGCGACAAGGCGTCGTACCGGATCACGGTGACCGCCCCGTCCCCGTACACCGTGGTGGCCAACGGCACGCTCGTCGCCCGTACGATCAGCGCCTCCGCCACGACCTGGGTGTACGAGCAGCCCGCGCCGATGGCCAGCTACCTGGCGACCGTGCAGATAGGCATGTACGAGCTGATCGACATCGCGGTCGGTCCGGTGCCGCAGCCCGCCGCCGTGCCGCAGCGCCTTCTCGTGGAGGCCAGGCACGACTTCGCCCGGCAGCCGCAGATGATGACGGTCTTCCAGGACTTCTTCGGCCCCTACCCCTTCGACGACTACGCGGCCGTCGTGGTCGACGAGGAGCTGGACGTCCCCGTGGAGGCGCAGGGGCTGTCGATCTTCGGCACGAACCATGTCGACGGGCGGCGCGGCCACGAGCGGCTGATCGCCCACGAGCTGTCCCACCAGTGGTTCGGCAACAGCGTCACCATCGCCGACTGGCAGCACATCTGGCTCAACGAGGGCTTCGCCAAGTACGCCGAGTGGCTCTGGTCGGAGGTCTCCGGCGGGCCCAGCACCGCAGCCCACGCCGCCAAGTCCCGCACCCGGCTCGCCCTGATGCGCCAGGACATCCGCATCGCCGACCCCGGCGCGCGCAAGATCTTCGACGACCGGGTCTACCAGCGCGGCGCGCTCACCCTGCACGCGCTGCGCACGGTCATCGGGCACGCCGCCTTCGTCTCGCTGCTGCGCGAGTGGACCGCGACCCACCGCCACTCCACCGTCGCCACCGAGGACTTCACCGCCATGGCGCAGCGGCACAGCGCGCACCCGCTGGGCGGGCTGTTCACGATGTGGCTGTACGACACGAAGTTGCCGGCGCTGCCGCAGCCCCGCTGA
- a CDS encoding Pls/PosA family non-ribosomal peptide synthetase, with protein MTVATETPALPDPLLAPVPAVFSAAGAAPERTLLDILDATAVRHPDALAVDDGVTPLTYRALLADVESLRLRMTAEGIGVGDRVGVRVPSGTADLYVSILAVLAAGAAYVPVDAEDPDERAELVFSEAAVSAVIGDGRAITPFALPGGATGARPGPDDDAWIIFTSGSTGKPKGVAVTHRSAAAFVDAEAGLFLTDAPLGPGDRVLAGLSVAFDASCEEMWLAWRHGACLVPAPRSLVRTGLDLGPWLVEQGITVVSTVPTLAALWPAEALDDVRLLIFGGEACPPELAERMAVDGREVWNTYGPTEATVVACAAPLTGEGPVRIGLPLDGWELAVVDTRGQVVPMGETGELVIGGVGLARYLDAAKDAEKYAPLPALGWARAYRSGDLVRAEEEGLLFVGRADEQIKLGGRRIELGEIDAALQSLPGVAGAAAAVRTTAAGHQLLVGYVAPASDGSYDPADAVARLRKELPAALVPLLAVVDTLPTRTSGKVDRAALPWPLPALEEAPETVAELTPTEEWLAGQWGEILGAPATTPGADFFMSGGGSLAAAQLVSRIRERFAAGSVSDIYQNPTLGALARVLDAATTGGEASLREVRPTPRRAGAAQVLLTLPLLTVAGLRWGVAAVAVSNVLHLPWAPTVSWWWVALGWLLVVSPAGRIVIAAGGARLLLRGLRPGTYPRGGSVHLRVWTAERLAELSGATALAGAWLTYYARALGARVGEGADLHSLPPVTGMLRLGKGCAVEPEVDLSGHWLDGDLLHLGAIRIGAGATVGARSTLFPGARVGKRAEVAPGSGVTGAVPAGQRWSGVPAARDGKAAHRWPDGRPPLLRRWTAAYGFTSLLLGLLPALGALPGLLVIKAFLDREPTLAAALTAVPLATVVSMLAYALLILGGVRMLGIGLREGYHPVHGRVAWQAWATERLMDMARVHLFPLYASLFTPVWLRALGMKVGRRVEASTVLALPTMTTVGDEAFLADDTMVASYELGGGWLRIAEARVGKRAFLGNSGMTAAGRRVPKRGLVGVLSSTPKGAKAGSSWVGMPPMKLPRNAEQGDQSRTFEPPRRLMWARAAVELCRIVPVMCGVALAVLALAAFGTVADRAGLPAAVLVSGLILLAGGIAACAVAIAAKWLLVGRFRAVEHPLWCSFVWRNELADTFVEVLAVPWLIGAVGGTPLMNLWLRALGARIGRGAWCETYWLPEADLVRVGDGASVNRGCVVQTHLFHDRIMRMDEVVVGDGATLGPHGIALPGAVIGARATVGPASLVMRGENVPEATRWLGNPIEAWKQDAQR; from the coding sequence ATGACCGTGGCCACCGAGACCCCTGCCCTCCCCGATCCGCTCCTGGCCCCCGTCCCGGCCGTTTTCAGCGCCGCCGGAGCGGCCCCCGAGCGCACCCTCCTCGACATCCTCGACGCCACCGCCGTCCGCCATCCGGACGCGCTCGCCGTCGACGACGGCGTAACGCCGCTCACCTACCGTGCCCTGCTGGCCGACGTGGAGTCGCTGCGCCTGCGCATGACGGCCGAGGGCATCGGCGTCGGCGACCGGGTCGGCGTGCGCGTGCCGTCCGGCACCGCCGACCTGTACGTGTCGATCCTCGCCGTGCTGGCCGCGGGCGCCGCCTACGTACCCGTCGACGCCGAGGACCCCGACGAGCGCGCCGAGCTGGTCTTCTCCGAGGCCGCGGTGAGCGCCGTGATCGGCGACGGCCGCGCGATCACGCCGTTCGCCCTGCCCGGCGGGGCCACGGGCGCCCGGCCCGGCCCCGACGACGACGCGTGGATCATCTTCACCTCCGGCTCCACCGGCAAGCCCAAGGGCGTCGCCGTCACCCACCGCAGCGCCGCCGCCTTCGTGGACGCCGAGGCCGGGCTCTTCCTCACCGACGCGCCCCTGGGCCCCGGCGACCGGGTCCTCGCTGGCCTGTCCGTGGCCTTCGACGCCTCCTGCGAGGAGATGTGGCTCGCCTGGCGGCACGGCGCCTGCCTGGTGCCCGCCCCGCGCTCCCTGGTGCGCACCGGCCTCGACCTGGGCCCCTGGCTGGTCGAGCAGGGCATCACCGTGGTCTCCACCGTCCCCACCCTGGCCGCCCTGTGGCCCGCAGAGGCCCTGGACGACGTGCGCCTGCTGATCTTCGGCGGTGAGGCCTGCCCGCCCGAGCTCGCCGAGCGCATGGCCGTCGACGGCCGCGAGGTCTGGAACACCTACGGCCCCACCGAAGCCACCGTCGTCGCCTGCGCCGCCCCGCTGACCGGCGAAGGGCCGGTACGCATCGGGCTGCCGCTCGACGGCTGGGAACTGGCCGTCGTGGACACCCGCGGCCAGGTCGTGCCCATGGGAGAGACCGGCGAGCTGGTCATCGGCGGCGTCGGCCTCGCCCGCTACCTGGACGCCGCCAAGGACGCCGAGAAGTACGCACCGCTGCCCGCCCTCGGCTGGGCCCGCGCCTACCGCAGCGGCGACCTGGTCCGCGCCGAGGAGGAGGGCCTGCTCTTCGTCGGCCGCGCCGACGAGCAGATCAAGCTCGGCGGCCGGCGCATCGAGCTCGGCGAGATCGACGCCGCCTTGCAGTCCCTGCCCGGTGTCGCGGGCGCGGCCGCCGCGGTGCGCACGACCGCCGCCGGCCACCAACTTCTGGTCGGCTATGTCGCCCCGGCCTCCGACGGCTCCTACGACCCCGCCGACGCCGTGGCCCGCCTGCGCAAGGAGCTTCCGGCCGCCCTCGTGCCGCTGCTGGCCGTCGTGGACACCCTCCCCACCCGCACTTCCGGCAAGGTCGACCGGGCCGCGCTGCCCTGGCCGCTGCCCGCCCTGGAGGAGGCCCCGGAGACCGTCGCCGAGCTGACGCCCACCGAGGAGTGGCTCGCCGGGCAGTGGGGCGAGATCCTCGGCGCCCCGGCCACCACCCCGGGCGCGGACTTCTTCATGAGCGGTGGCGGCAGTCTGGCCGCCGCCCAGCTCGTCTCGCGGATCCGGGAGCGGTTCGCCGCCGGGTCGGTCAGCGACATCTACCAGAATCCGACGCTGGGAGCCCTCGCCCGCGTGCTCGACGCCGCGACCACGGGCGGCGAGGCCAGCCTGCGCGAGGTGCGGCCGACGCCGCGCCGCGCGGGCGCCGCCCAGGTGCTGCTGACGCTGCCGCTGCTGACGGTGGCCGGACTGCGCTGGGGCGTGGCGGCCGTCGCCGTCAGCAATGTGCTGCACCTGCCCTGGGCGCCCACGGTGTCCTGGTGGTGGGTGGCGCTCGGCTGGCTGCTCGTCGTCAGCCCCGCCGGGCGGATCGTCATCGCCGCCGGAGGCGCCCGGCTGCTGCTGCGCGGGCTGCGCCCGGGCACGTACCCCCGGGGCGGCAGCGTGCACCTGCGGGTGTGGACCGCCGAACGCCTGGCGGAGCTGAGCGGCGCCACCGCACTGGCCGGAGCCTGGCTGACGTACTACGCCCGGGCGCTGGGCGCGCGGGTCGGCGAGGGCGCGGACCTGCACTCGCTGCCGCCGGTCACCGGCATGCTCCGGCTCGGCAAGGGCTGCGCCGTCGAGCCCGAGGTCGACCTGTCCGGGCACTGGCTCGACGGCGACCTGCTGCACCTGGGCGCCATCCGGATCGGCGCCGGAGCCACGGTCGGCGCGCGCAGCACGCTCTTCCCCGGCGCCCGCGTCGGCAAGCGCGCCGAGGTCGCCCCCGGGTCCGGCGTCACCGGCGCGGTGCCCGCCGGGCAGCGCTGGTCCGGCGTACCGGCCGCCCGTGACGGCAAGGCCGCGCACCGCTGGCCCGACGGCCGCCCGCCGCTGCTGCGCCGCTGGACCGCCGCCTACGGGTTCACCTCGCTGCTGCTCGGCCTGCTGCCCGCGCTCGGCGCGCTGCCCGGCCTGCTGGTCATCAAGGCCTTCCTCGACCGCGAGCCGACACTGGCCGCCGCACTGACCGCCGTGCCGCTGGCCACCGTCGTCAGCATGCTCGCGTACGCCCTGCTGATCCTGGGCGGCGTGCGCATGCTGGGCATCGGCCTGCGCGAGGGCTACCACCCCGTCCACGGCCGGGTCGCCTGGCAGGCCTGGGCGACGGAACGGCTGATGGACATGGCCCGCGTGCACCTCTTCCCGCTCTACGCGAGCCTGTTCACGCCCGTGTGGCTGCGGGCGCTCGGCATGAAGGTCGGCCGCCGGGTCGAGGCCTCCACGGTGCTGGCGCTGCCGACCATGACCACCGTCGGCGACGAGGCCTTCCTCGCCGACGACACCATGGTCGCCTCCTACGAGCTCGGCGGCGGCTGGCTGCGCATCGCCGAGGCCCGGGTCGGCAAGCGCGCCTTCCTCGGCAACTCCGGGATGACCGCCGCCGGTCGCCGGGTGCCCAAGCGCGGCCTGGTCGGTGTGCTGTCCTCGACGCCCAAGGGCGCCAAGGCGGGCAGCTCCTGGGTCGGCATGCCGCCCATGAAGCTGCCCCGCAACGCCGAGCAGGGCGACCAGAGCCGCACCTTCGAGCCGCCCCGGCGCCTGATGTGGGCGCGGGCGGCGGTCGAGCTGTGCCGCATCGTGCCGGTCATGTGCGGCGTGGCGCTGGCCGTGCTCGCGCTGGCCGCGTTCGGGACCGTCGCGGACCGCGCCGGGCTGCCCGCAGCCGTGCTCGTGAGCGGGCTGATCCTGCTCGCGGGCGGAATCGCCGCATGCGCGGTGGCCATTGCGGCGAAGTGGCTGCTGGTGGGCCGTTTCCGGGCCGTCGAACACCCGCTGTGGTGCTCCTTCGTGTGGCGCAACGAGCTCGCCGACACCTTCGTCGAGGTGCTCGCCGTGCCGTGGCTCATCGGGGCCGTCGGCGGCACCCCGCTGATGAACCTGTGGCTGCGCGCGCTGGGGGCCCGGATCGGACGCGGCGCCTGGTGCGAGACATACTGGCTGCCGGAGGCCGATCTCGTACGCGTCGGCGACGGCGCGAGCGTCAACCGGGGCTGTGTCGTGCAGACCCACCTCTTCCACGATCGCATCATGCGCATGGACGAGGTGGTCGTCGGCGACGGCGCCACCCTGGGCCCGCACGGCATCGCCCTCCCCGGCGCGGTCATCGGAGCGCGGGCCACGGTCGGCCCCGCGTCACTGGTGATGCGCGGCGAGAACGTGCCCGAGGCCACCCGCTGGCTGGGCAACCCGATCGAGGCATGGAAGCAGGACGCACAACGGTGA
- a CDS encoding ABC transporter ATP-binding protein, with translation MAESPKAQDGKIPTVIVDNVHIVYTVRGAGAPKGSAVSALTRIVTRKGNPNVRKVHAVRGVSFVAHKGEAIGLIGSNGSGKSTLLRAIAGLLPAESGKVYTEGQPSLLGVNAALMSDLTGERNVILGGLAMGMTQEEIRERYQSIVDFSGINEKGDFISMPMRTYSSGMGARLRFAIASAKNHEVLMVDEALATGDGKFRRRSEKRIRELRQEAGTVFLVSHSNKSILDTCDRALWLESGTLRMDGPAEEVVAAYEEFTGQK, from the coding sequence GTGGCTGAGTCACCGAAGGCGCAGGACGGCAAAATCCCGACCGTCATCGTGGACAACGTGCACATCGTCTACACGGTGCGCGGCGCCGGCGCCCCCAAGGGCAGCGCCGTCTCCGCCCTCACCCGGATCGTCACCCGCAAGGGCAACCCGAACGTGCGCAAGGTGCACGCCGTACGCGGCGTCAGCTTCGTGGCGCACAAGGGCGAGGCCATCGGCCTGATCGGATCCAACGGCTCGGGCAAGTCGACCCTGCTGCGGGCCATCGCGGGCCTGCTGCCCGCCGAGAGCGGCAAGGTGTACACCGAGGGCCAGCCCTCGCTGCTGGGCGTGAACGCCGCCCTCATGAGCGATCTGACGGGGGAGCGGAACGTCATCCTCGGCGGCCTCGCGATGGGCATGACGCAGGAGGAGATCCGCGAGCGCTACCAGAGCATCGTGGACTTCTCCGGCATCAACGAGAAGGGCGACTTCATCTCGATGCCGATGCGCACCTATTCCTCCGGGATGGGCGCCCGGCTGCGCTTCGCCATCGCGTCCGCCAAGAACCACGAGGTCCTGATGGTCGACGAGGCGCTGGCCACCGGCGACGGCAAGTTCCGCAGGCGCTCGGAGAAGCGGATCCGCGAGCTGCGCCAGGAGGCCGGCACGGTCTTCCTCGTCAGCCACAGCAACAAGTCCATCCTCGACACCTGCGACCGGGCCCTCTGGCTCGAATCCGGGACCCTGCGCATGGACGGCCCTGCCGAGGAAGTCGTGGCCGCCTACGAGGAATTCACCGGTCAGAAATAG
- a CDS encoding ABC transporter permease codes for MSLDLDESPAGLVPDPGPSAQELAAKYGLAVSGARPGLRVYVSQLWARRHFITAYSRAKVSAQYTQARLGQLWQVMTPLLNAAVYYLIFGLLLGTSRGVDNYIPFLVTGVFIFTFTQSSVLAGTKAISGNLGLVRALHFPRASLPISITLQQLQQLMMSMGVLLVIVVMSGEVPSASWLLVIPALILQSIFNAGLAMAMARLGSKITDLSQLMPFLLRTWMYTSGVMYNLSAKLHDAPHIVKFLLEINPIAIYIDLMRFALIDSFTAAQLPPHVWLLAGLWALFAGVGGFVYFWKAEEEYGRG; via the coding sequence GTGAGCCTTGACCTCGATGAGTCCCCTGCGGGGCTCGTCCCCGATCCGGGGCCGAGCGCACAGGAACTGGCGGCCAAGTACGGCCTCGCCGTCAGCGGCGCACGACCGGGTCTGCGGGTCTACGTATCGCAGCTGTGGGCGCGGCGGCACTTCATCACCGCCTACTCGCGGGCCAAGGTGAGCGCCCAGTACACCCAGGCCCGGCTCGGCCAGCTCTGGCAGGTCATGACCCCGCTGCTCAACGCGGCGGTCTACTACCTGATCTTCGGCCTGCTGCTCGGCACCAGCCGGGGGGTCGACAACTACATCCCCTTCCTGGTCACCGGCGTCTTCATCTTCACCTTCACCCAGTCCTCGGTGCTCGCCGGCACCAAGGCGATCTCCGGCAACCTCGGGCTCGTGCGGGCGCTGCACTTCCCCCGGGCCTCGCTGCCGATCTCCATCACCCTCCAGCAGCTCCAGCAGCTCATGATGTCCATGGGCGTGCTGCTGGTCATCGTCGTCATGTCGGGCGAGGTGCCCTCCGCGTCCTGGCTGCTGGTCATCCCCGCGCTGATCCTGCAGAGCATCTTCAACGCCGGCCTGGCGATGGCGATGGCCCGCCTCGGCAGCAAGATCACCGACCTGTCGCAGCTGATGCCGTTCCTCCTGCGCACGTGGATGTACACCTCGGGCGTCATGTACAACCTCAGCGCGAAGCTCCACGACGCCCCGCACATCGTGAAGTTCCTGCTGGAGATCAACCCGATCGCCATCTACATCGACCTGATGCGCTTCGCCCTCATCGACAGCTTCACCGCCGCCCAACTGCCCCCGCACGTCTGGCTCCTGGCCGGGCTGTGGGCGCTCTTCGCGGGCGTCGGCGGCTTCGTCTACTTCTGGAAGGCCGAGGAGGAGTACGGACGTGGCTGA